In one window of Equus asinus isolate D_3611 breed Donkey chromosome 16, EquAss-T2T_v2, whole genome shotgun sequence DNA:
- the GPSM2 gene encoding G-protein-signaling modulator 2 isoform X1, whose product MEENLISMREDHSFHVRYRMEASCLELALEGERLCKSGDCRAGVSFFEAAVQVGTEDLKTLSAIYSQLGNAYFYLHDYAKALEYHHHDLTLARTIGDQLGEAKASGNLGNTLKVLGNFDEAVVCCQRHLDISRELNDKVGEARALYNLGNVYHAKGKSFGCPGPQDVGEFPEEVRNALQAAVDYYEENLSLVTALGDRAAQGRAFGNLGNTHYLLGNFRDAVIAHEQRLLIAKEFGDKAAERRAYSNLGNAYIFLGEFETASEYYKKTLLLARQLKDRAVEAQSCYSLGNTYTLLQDYEKAIDYHLKHLAIAQELNDRIGEGRACWSLGNAYTALGNHDQAMHFAEKHLEISREVGDRSGELTARLNLSDLQMVLGLSYSTNNSIMSENIEIDNSLHGARPKFGRRHSMENMELMKLTPEKVQNWNSEILAKQKPLIAKPSAKLLFVNRWKGKKYKTNSSAKVLQDASNSVDHRIPSSQRKISADTIADEGFFDLLSRFQSSRMDDQRCCLQEKNCGPASTAASSTPPRMMLKTPPVSMVSPNTDEFLDLLASSQSRRLDDQRASFSNLPGLRLTQNNSQSVLGHLMTNDNKEPDEDFFDILVKCQGSRLDDQRCAPPPAATKGPTVPDEDFFSLILRSQAKRMDEQRVLLQRDQNRDTEFGLKDCLQSNTLLEFKNSGKK is encoded by the exons AATGGAAGCTTCTTGCCTAGAACTGGCCTTGGAAGGGGAGCGTCTGTGTAAGTCAGGAGACTGCCGTGCTGGGGTGTCCTTCTTTGAAGCTGCAGTTCAAGTTGGAACTGAAGACCTAAAAACACTTAGCGCTATTTACAGCCAGCTGGgcaatgcttatttttatttgcatgattATGCTAAAGCATTAGAATACCATCATCATGATTTAACTCTTGCAAG gACTATTGGAGATCAGCTGGGGGAAGCCAAAGCTAGTGGTAACCTGGGGAACACCTTAAAGGTCCTTGGGAATTTTGATGAAGCTGTAGTTTGTTGTCAGCGACACCTGGATATTTCCAGAGAGCTTAATGACAAG GTGGGAGAAGCAAGAGCACTTTACAATCTTGGAAATGTGTATCATGCGAAAGGGAAAAGTTTTGGCTGCCCTGGTCCTCAGGATGTAGGAGAATTTCCTGAAGAAGTGAGAAACGCTCTGCAGGCAGCCGTGGATTATTATGA GGAAAACCTGTCACTAGTGACTGCTTTGGGTGACCGAGCAGCCCAAGGACGTGCCTTTGGAAATCTTGGAAACACGCATTACCTTCTTGGCAACTTCAGGGATGCCGTTATAGCTCATGAGCAG CGTCTCCTTATTGCAAAAGAATTTGGAGATAAAGCAGCTGAAAGAAGAGCGTATAGCAACCTGggaaatgcatatatatttcttGGTGAATTTGAAACTGCCTCTGAATACTACAA aaaGACACTACTGTTGGCTCGACAGCTTAAAGACAGGGCTGTAGAGGCACAGTCTTGCTACAGTCTTGGAAACACATATACTTTACTTCAGGACTACGAAAAGGCCATTGATTATCATCTGAAGCACTTAGCAATTGCTCAAGAGCTAAATGATAG aattggTGAAGGAAGAGCATGTTGGAGCTTAGGAAATGCATACACAGCTCTAGGAAATCATGATCAAGCCATGCATTTTGCTGAAAAGCACTTGGAAATTTCAAGAGAg GTTGGGGATAGAAGTGGTGAGCTAACAGCACGACTGAATCTCTCAGATCTTCAGATGGTACTTGGTCTGAGTTACAGCACAAATAATTCAATAATGTCTGAAAATATTGAAATTGATAACAGTTTGCATG gTGCACGCCCTAAGTTTGGACGCCGACACAGTATGGAAAATATGGAACTTATGAAGTTAACACCAGAAAAG GTACAGAACTGGAACAGTGAAATTCTAGCTAAACAAAAACCTCTTATTGCCAAACCTTCTGCAAAGCTGCTCTTTGTCAACAgatggaaggggaaaaaatacaaaactaattcCTCCGCTAAAGTTCTCCAAGATGCCAGTAATTCTGTTGATCACCGAATTCCAAGTTCTCAGAGG aaaatcaGTGCAGATACTATTGCAGATGAAGGGTTCTTTGATTTATTAAGCCGATTTCAAAGCAGTCGGATGGATGATCAGAGGTGCTGCTTACAAGAAAAGAACTGTGGACCAGCCTCAACTGCAGCTTCTTCCACTCCCCCTAGAATGATGCTAAAAA CTCCACCTGTTTCCATGGTGTCCCCTAACACGGATGAGTTTTTAGATCTTCTTGCCAGCTCACAGAGCCGCCGTCTGGATGACCAGAGGGCCAGTTTCAGTAATTTGCCGGGGCTTCGTCTGACACAAAATAACAGTCAGTCAGTTCTTGGCCACCTGATGACTAATGACAACAAAGAACCTGATGAAGACTTCTTTGACATCCTTGTAAAATGTCAA GGGTCCAGATTAGATGATCAAAGATGTGCTCCACCACCTGCTGCCACAAAGGGACCGACGGTACCAGATGAGGACTTTTTTAGCCTTATTTTACGGTCTCAGGCGAAGAGAATGGATGAGCAGAGAGTTCTTTtacaaagagatcaaaacagaGACACTGAATTTGGGCTGAAGGACTGTTTGCAAAGTAATACTttgttagaatttaaaaattcaggaaaaaaataa
- the GPSM2 gene encoding G-protein-signaling modulator 2 isoform X2, producing the protein MEENLISMREDHSFHVRYRMEASCLELALEGERLCKSGDCRAGVSFFEAAVQVGTEDLKTLSAIYSQLGNAYFYLHDYAKALEYHHHDLTLARTIGDQLGEAKASGNLGNTLKVLGNFDEAVVCCQRHLDISRELNDKVGEARALYNLGNVYHAKGKSFGCPGPQDVGEFPEEVRNALQAAVDYYEENLSLVTALGDRAAQGRAFGNLGNTHYLLGNFRDAVIAHEQRLLIAKEFGDKAAERRAYSNLGNAYIFLGEFETASEYYKKTLLLARQLKDRAVEAQSCYSLGNTYTLLQDYEKAIDYHLKHLAIAQELNDRIGEGRACWSLGNAYTALGNHDQAMHFAEKHLEISREVGDRSGELTARLNLSDLQMVLGLSYSTNNSIMSENIEIDNSLHGARPKFGRRHSMENMELMKLTPEKVQNWNSEILAKQKPLIAKPSAKLLFVNRWKGKKYKTNSSAKVLQDASNSVDHRIPSSQRKISADTIADEGFFDLLSRFQSSRMDDQRCCLQEKNCGPASTAASSTPPRMMLKTPPVSMVSPNTDEFLDLLASSQSRRLDDQRASFSNLPGLRLTQNNSQSVLGHLMTNDNKEPDEDFFDILVKCQKEKIYPKIHMEFQGNPNSQNNLEQEEQSWRTDTS; encoded by the exons AATGGAAGCTTCTTGCCTAGAACTGGCCTTGGAAGGGGAGCGTCTGTGTAAGTCAGGAGACTGCCGTGCTGGGGTGTCCTTCTTTGAAGCTGCAGTTCAAGTTGGAACTGAAGACCTAAAAACACTTAGCGCTATTTACAGCCAGCTGGgcaatgcttatttttatttgcatgattATGCTAAAGCATTAGAATACCATCATCATGATTTAACTCTTGCAAG gACTATTGGAGATCAGCTGGGGGAAGCCAAAGCTAGTGGTAACCTGGGGAACACCTTAAAGGTCCTTGGGAATTTTGATGAAGCTGTAGTTTGTTGTCAGCGACACCTGGATATTTCCAGAGAGCTTAATGACAAG GTGGGAGAAGCAAGAGCACTTTACAATCTTGGAAATGTGTATCATGCGAAAGGGAAAAGTTTTGGCTGCCCTGGTCCTCAGGATGTAGGAGAATTTCCTGAAGAAGTGAGAAACGCTCTGCAGGCAGCCGTGGATTATTATGA GGAAAACCTGTCACTAGTGACTGCTTTGGGTGACCGAGCAGCCCAAGGACGTGCCTTTGGAAATCTTGGAAACACGCATTACCTTCTTGGCAACTTCAGGGATGCCGTTATAGCTCATGAGCAG CGTCTCCTTATTGCAAAAGAATTTGGAGATAAAGCAGCTGAAAGAAGAGCGTATAGCAACCTGggaaatgcatatatatttcttGGTGAATTTGAAACTGCCTCTGAATACTACAA aaaGACACTACTGTTGGCTCGACAGCTTAAAGACAGGGCTGTAGAGGCACAGTCTTGCTACAGTCTTGGAAACACATATACTTTACTTCAGGACTACGAAAAGGCCATTGATTATCATCTGAAGCACTTAGCAATTGCTCAAGAGCTAAATGATAG aattggTGAAGGAAGAGCATGTTGGAGCTTAGGAAATGCATACACAGCTCTAGGAAATCATGATCAAGCCATGCATTTTGCTGAAAAGCACTTGGAAATTTCAAGAGAg GTTGGGGATAGAAGTGGTGAGCTAACAGCACGACTGAATCTCTCAGATCTTCAGATGGTACTTGGTCTGAGTTACAGCACAAATAATTCAATAATGTCTGAAAATATTGAAATTGATAACAGTTTGCATG gTGCACGCCCTAAGTTTGGACGCCGACACAGTATGGAAAATATGGAACTTATGAAGTTAACACCAGAAAAG GTACAGAACTGGAACAGTGAAATTCTAGCTAAACAAAAACCTCTTATTGCCAAACCTTCTGCAAAGCTGCTCTTTGTCAACAgatggaaggggaaaaaatacaaaactaattcCTCCGCTAAAGTTCTCCAAGATGCCAGTAATTCTGTTGATCACCGAATTCCAAGTTCTCAGAGG aaaatcaGTGCAGATACTATTGCAGATGAAGGGTTCTTTGATTTATTAAGCCGATTTCAAAGCAGTCGGATGGATGATCAGAGGTGCTGCTTACAAGAAAAGAACTGTGGACCAGCCTCAACTGCAGCTTCTTCCACTCCCCCTAGAATGATGCTAAAAA CTCCACCTGTTTCCATGGTGTCCCCTAACACGGATGAGTTTTTAGATCTTCTTGCCAGCTCACAGAGCCGCCGTCTGGATGACCAGAGGGCCAGTTTCAGTAATTTGCCGGGGCTTCGTCTGACACAAAATAACAGTCAGTCAGTTCTTGGCCACCTGATGACTAATGACAACAAAGAACCTGATGAAGACTTCTTTGACATCCTTGTAAAATGTCAA aaggagaaaatctatcctaaaattcatatggaatttcaagggaacccaaacagccaaaacaatcttgagcaagaagaacaaagttggaggactgacacttcTTGA
- the GPSM2 gene encoding G-protein-signaling modulator 2 isoform X3, which translates to MEASCLELALEGERLCKSGDCRAGVSFFEAAVQVGTEDLKTLSAIYSQLGNAYFYLHDYAKALEYHHHDLTLARTIGDQLGEAKASGNLGNTLKVLGNFDEAVVCCQRHLDISRELNDKVGEARALYNLGNVYHAKGKSFGCPGPQDVGEFPEEVRNALQAAVDYYEENLSLVTALGDRAAQGRAFGNLGNTHYLLGNFRDAVIAHEQRLLIAKEFGDKAAERRAYSNLGNAYIFLGEFETASEYYKKTLLLARQLKDRAVEAQSCYSLGNTYTLLQDYEKAIDYHLKHLAIAQELNDRIGEGRACWSLGNAYTALGNHDQAMHFAEKHLEISREVGDRSGELTARLNLSDLQMVLGLSYSTNNSIMSENIEIDNSLHGARPKFGRRHSMENMELMKLTPEKVQNWNSEILAKQKPLIAKPSAKLLFVNRWKGKKYKTNSSAKVLQDASNSVDHRIPSSQRKISADTIADEGFFDLLSRFQSSRMDDQRCCLQEKNCGPASTAASSTPPRMMLKTPPVSMVSPNTDEFLDLLASSQSRRLDDQRASFSNLPGLRLTQNNSQSVLGHLMTNDNKEPDEDFFDILVKCQGSRLDDQRCAPPPAATKGPTVPDEDFFSLILRSQAKRMDEQRVLLQRDQNRDTEFGLKDCLQSNTLLEFKNSGKK; encoded by the exons ATGGAAGCTTCTTGCCTAGAACTGGCCTTGGAAGGGGAGCGTCTGTGTAAGTCAGGAGACTGCCGTGCTGGGGTGTCCTTCTTTGAAGCTGCAGTTCAAGTTGGAACTGAAGACCTAAAAACACTTAGCGCTATTTACAGCCAGCTGGgcaatgcttatttttatttgcatgattATGCTAAAGCATTAGAATACCATCATCATGATTTAACTCTTGCAAG gACTATTGGAGATCAGCTGGGGGAAGCCAAAGCTAGTGGTAACCTGGGGAACACCTTAAAGGTCCTTGGGAATTTTGATGAAGCTGTAGTTTGTTGTCAGCGACACCTGGATATTTCCAGAGAGCTTAATGACAAG GTGGGAGAAGCAAGAGCACTTTACAATCTTGGAAATGTGTATCATGCGAAAGGGAAAAGTTTTGGCTGCCCTGGTCCTCAGGATGTAGGAGAATTTCCTGAAGAAGTGAGAAACGCTCTGCAGGCAGCCGTGGATTATTATGA GGAAAACCTGTCACTAGTGACTGCTTTGGGTGACCGAGCAGCCCAAGGACGTGCCTTTGGAAATCTTGGAAACACGCATTACCTTCTTGGCAACTTCAGGGATGCCGTTATAGCTCATGAGCAG CGTCTCCTTATTGCAAAAGAATTTGGAGATAAAGCAGCTGAAAGAAGAGCGTATAGCAACCTGggaaatgcatatatatttcttGGTGAATTTGAAACTGCCTCTGAATACTACAA aaaGACACTACTGTTGGCTCGACAGCTTAAAGACAGGGCTGTAGAGGCACAGTCTTGCTACAGTCTTGGAAACACATATACTTTACTTCAGGACTACGAAAAGGCCATTGATTATCATCTGAAGCACTTAGCAATTGCTCAAGAGCTAAATGATAG aattggTGAAGGAAGAGCATGTTGGAGCTTAGGAAATGCATACACAGCTCTAGGAAATCATGATCAAGCCATGCATTTTGCTGAAAAGCACTTGGAAATTTCAAGAGAg GTTGGGGATAGAAGTGGTGAGCTAACAGCACGACTGAATCTCTCAGATCTTCAGATGGTACTTGGTCTGAGTTACAGCACAAATAATTCAATAATGTCTGAAAATATTGAAATTGATAACAGTTTGCATG gTGCACGCCCTAAGTTTGGACGCCGACACAGTATGGAAAATATGGAACTTATGAAGTTAACACCAGAAAAG GTACAGAACTGGAACAGTGAAATTCTAGCTAAACAAAAACCTCTTATTGCCAAACCTTCTGCAAAGCTGCTCTTTGTCAACAgatggaaggggaaaaaatacaaaactaattcCTCCGCTAAAGTTCTCCAAGATGCCAGTAATTCTGTTGATCACCGAATTCCAAGTTCTCAGAGG aaaatcaGTGCAGATACTATTGCAGATGAAGGGTTCTTTGATTTATTAAGCCGATTTCAAAGCAGTCGGATGGATGATCAGAGGTGCTGCTTACAAGAAAAGAACTGTGGACCAGCCTCAACTGCAGCTTCTTCCACTCCCCCTAGAATGATGCTAAAAA CTCCACCTGTTTCCATGGTGTCCCCTAACACGGATGAGTTTTTAGATCTTCTTGCCAGCTCACAGAGCCGCCGTCTGGATGACCAGAGGGCCAGTTTCAGTAATTTGCCGGGGCTTCGTCTGACACAAAATAACAGTCAGTCAGTTCTTGGCCACCTGATGACTAATGACAACAAAGAACCTGATGAAGACTTCTTTGACATCCTTGTAAAATGTCAA GGGTCCAGATTAGATGATCAAAGATGTGCTCCACCACCTGCTGCCACAAAGGGACCGACGGTACCAGATGAGGACTTTTTTAGCCTTATTTTACGGTCTCAGGCGAAGAGAATGGATGAGCAGAGAGTTCTTTtacaaagagatcaaaacagaGACACTGAATTTGGGCTGAAGGACTGTTTGCAAAGTAATACTttgttagaatttaaaaattcaggaaaaaaataa
- the GPSM2 gene encoding G-protein-signaling modulator 2 isoform X4: MEASCLELALEGERLCKSGDCRAGVSFFEAAVQVGTEDLKTLSAIYSQLGNAYFYLHDYAKALEYHHHDLTLARTIGDQLGEAKASGNLGNTLKVLGNFDEAVVCCQRHLDISRELNDKVGEARALYNLGNVYHAKGKSFGCPGPQDVGEFPEEVRNALQAAVDYYEENLSLVTALGDRAAQGRAFGNLGNTHYLLGNFRDAVIAHEQRLLIAKEFGDKAAERRAYSNLGNAYIFLGEFETASEYYKKTLLLARQLKDRAVEAQSCYSLGNTYTLLQDYEKAIDYHLKHLAIAQELNDRIGEGRACWSLGNAYTALGNHDQAMHFAEKHLEISREVGDRSGELTARLNLSDLQMVLGLSYSTNNSIMSENIEIDNSLHGARPKFGRRHSMENMELMKLTPEKVQNWNSEILAKQKPLIAKPSAKLLFVNRWKGKKYKTNSSAKVLQDASNSVDHRIPSSQRKISADTIADEGFFDLLSRFQSSRMDDQRCCLQEKNCGPASTAASSTPPRMMLKTPPVSMVSPNTDEFLDLLASSQSRRLDDQRASFSNLPGLRLTQNNSQSVLGHLMTNDNKEPDEDFFDILVKCQKEKIYPKIHMEFQGNPNSQNNLEQEEQSWRTDTS, encoded by the exons ATGGAAGCTTCTTGCCTAGAACTGGCCTTGGAAGGGGAGCGTCTGTGTAAGTCAGGAGACTGCCGTGCTGGGGTGTCCTTCTTTGAAGCTGCAGTTCAAGTTGGAACTGAAGACCTAAAAACACTTAGCGCTATTTACAGCCAGCTGGgcaatgcttatttttatttgcatgattATGCTAAAGCATTAGAATACCATCATCATGATTTAACTCTTGCAAG gACTATTGGAGATCAGCTGGGGGAAGCCAAAGCTAGTGGTAACCTGGGGAACACCTTAAAGGTCCTTGGGAATTTTGATGAAGCTGTAGTTTGTTGTCAGCGACACCTGGATATTTCCAGAGAGCTTAATGACAAG GTGGGAGAAGCAAGAGCACTTTACAATCTTGGAAATGTGTATCATGCGAAAGGGAAAAGTTTTGGCTGCCCTGGTCCTCAGGATGTAGGAGAATTTCCTGAAGAAGTGAGAAACGCTCTGCAGGCAGCCGTGGATTATTATGA GGAAAACCTGTCACTAGTGACTGCTTTGGGTGACCGAGCAGCCCAAGGACGTGCCTTTGGAAATCTTGGAAACACGCATTACCTTCTTGGCAACTTCAGGGATGCCGTTATAGCTCATGAGCAG CGTCTCCTTATTGCAAAAGAATTTGGAGATAAAGCAGCTGAAAGAAGAGCGTATAGCAACCTGggaaatgcatatatatttcttGGTGAATTTGAAACTGCCTCTGAATACTACAA aaaGACACTACTGTTGGCTCGACAGCTTAAAGACAGGGCTGTAGAGGCACAGTCTTGCTACAGTCTTGGAAACACATATACTTTACTTCAGGACTACGAAAAGGCCATTGATTATCATCTGAAGCACTTAGCAATTGCTCAAGAGCTAAATGATAG aattggTGAAGGAAGAGCATGTTGGAGCTTAGGAAATGCATACACAGCTCTAGGAAATCATGATCAAGCCATGCATTTTGCTGAAAAGCACTTGGAAATTTCAAGAGAg GTTGGGGATAGAAGTGGTGAGCTAACAGCACGACTGAATCTCTCAGATCTTCAGATGGTACTTGGTCTGAGTTACAGCACAAATAATTCAATAATGTCTGAAAATATTGAAATTGATAACAGTTTGCATG gTGCACGCCCTAAGTTTGGACGCCGACACAGTATGGAAAATATGGAACTTATGAAGTTAACACCAGAAAAG GTACAGAACTGGAACAGTGAAATTCTAGCTAAACAAAAACCTCTTATTGCCAAACCTTCTGCAAAGCTGCTCTTTGTCAACAgatggaaggggaaaaaatacaaaactaattcCTCCGCTAAAGTTCTCCAAGATGCCAGTAATTCTGTTGATCACCGAATTCCAAGTTCTCAGAGG aaaatcaGTGCAGATACTATTGCAGATGAAGGGTTCTTTGATTTATTAAGCCGATTTCAAAGCAGTCGGATGGATGATCAGAGGTGCTGCTTACAAGAAAAGAACTGTGGACCAGCCTCAACTGCAGCTTCTTCCACTCCCCCTAGAATGATGCTAAAAA CTCCACCTGTTTCCATGGTGTCCCCTAACACGGATGAGTTTTTAGATCTTCTTGCCAGCTCACAGAGCCGCCGTCTGGATGACCAGAGGGCCAGTTTCAGTAATTTGCCGGGGCTTCGTCTGACACAAAATAACAGTCAGTCAGTTCTTGGCCACCTGATGACTAATGACAACAAAGAACCTGATGAAGACTTCTTTGACATCCTTGTAAAATGTCAA aaggagaaaatctatcctaaaattcatatggaatttcaagggaacccaaacagccaaaacaatcttgagcaagaagaacaaagttggaggactgacacttcTTGA